Proteins from a single region of Lujinxingia litoralis:
- a CDS encoding efflux RND transporter periplasmic adaptor subunit, with the protein MMPSQSSKTSSRRRWPASLAMLGMVGWIALSTSACKPPADEAEAPAEKVEERAAPVRVTHATETTMPRRATYSGTLEAWEVAQITGNQGTRIEQVRVQEGDRVRRGQVVARMDDVSLRQAAVELRTAKTELDRAKRLVDIGAVARQQLEQAQAAYDTINTNMELLRSNTVLTSPISGVVTHRYFVAGEQFVAGAQAPAILTIQQMDPLKVVIDVAERYYPQVQTGMKATVQLDTYPGEDFVGEVSRINPTIQPDSRTFRVEIKLDNEEGRLSPGMSARASLELGEVEGLFVVRSALQTQPGRDDPFVWVVQEGKAHRAFVKVGERFEDQQLVTSGLSLSDRVVIEGMSRLNEGTQVSVVDDKGQPQGDSEAPEAEVVEEPTEADVRAEEGAAPAQPGQKG; encoded by the coding sequence ATGATGCCGTCTCAATCGTCGAAAACCTCCTCGCGGCGGCGCTGGCCGGCGAGCCTGGCCATGCTCGGGATGGTCGGATGGATCGCCCTGAGTACGAGCGCCTGCAAACCCCCGGCCGACGAGGCCGAGGCGCCGGCCGAGAAGGTCGAAGAGCGCGCCGCGCCGGTACGCGTGACCCATGCCACCGAGACCACGATGCCCCGCCGGGCGACCTACTCCGGTACGCTGGAGGCCTGGGAGGTGGCCCAGATCACCGGGAACCAGGGCACCCGCATTGAGCAGGTCCGGGTGCAGGAAGGCGACCGGGTACGCCGCGGGCAGGTGGTGGCGCGGATGGATGACGTCAGTTTGCGCCAGGCCGCAGTGGAGTTGCGCACCGCCAAGACGGAGCTGGATCGGGCCAAGCGCCTGGTTGACATCGGCGCGGTGGCCCGCCAGCAGCTGGAGCAGGCCCAGGCCGCCTACGATACGATCAACACCAACATGGAGTTGCTGCGCAGCAACACGGTGTTGACCAGCCCCATCAGCGGCGTGGTGACCCACCGCTACTTTGTGGCCGGCGAGCAGTTTGTGGCCGGCGCGCAGGCCCCGGCCATCCTGACCATTCAGCAGATGGACCCACTGAAGGTCGTGATCGATGTGGCCGAGCGCTACTACCCCCAGGTTCAAACCGGGATGAAGGCCACGGTCCAGCTCGACACCTACCCGGGCGAAGATTTTGTCGGGGAGGTCAGCCGCATCAACCCCACCATTCAGCCCGACAGCCGGACCTTCCGGGTGGAGATTAAGCTCGACAATGAAGAAGGGCGCCTGAGTCCGGGGATGTCGGCCCGCGCCAGCCTGGAGCTCGGGGAGGTGGAGGGGCTCTTTGTGGTGCGCAGCGCGTTGCAGACCCAGCCGGGCCGGGATGATCCCTTTGTGTGGGTGGTCCAGGAGGGCAAGGCCCACCGCGCGTTTGTGAAGGTGGGAGAGCGCTTCGAAGACCAGCAGCTGGTGACCTCGGGCTTAAGCCTGAGTGACCGGGTGGTGATCGAGGGGATGTCTCGGCTCAACGAGGGCACCCAGGTATCGGTGGTCGATGACAAGGGGCAGCCGCAGGGCGACTCGGAGGCCCCGGAGGCCGAAGTGGTCGAGGAGCCCACCGAGGCGGACGTGCGTGCAGAAGAGGGTGCCGCCCCGGCCCAACCGGGC